From Rhodobium gokarnense, a single genomic window includes:
- the carB gene encoding carbamoyl-phosphate synthase large subunit: protein MPKRTDIHTIMIIGAGPIVIGQACEFDYSGTQACKALRAEGYRIVLVNSNPATIMTDPELADATYVEPITPEVVAKIIEKEKENVPEGRTFALLPTMGGQTALNCALSLRQLGVLEKHGVEMIGATAEAIDKAEDRKLFREAMGKIGLATPRSYLANASSLKHEDKEAKAREIARIEALDVAPDEHIRLVAEFEKAWAADEPNRRKRYQEKALIEALEALADIGLPAIIRPSFTLGGTGGGIAYNREEFLDIVERGIDASPTAEVLIEESVLGWKEYEMEVVRDRDDNCIIVCSIENVDPMGVHTGDSITVAPALTLTDKEYQVMRDASLAVLREIGVETGGSNVQFAVNPETGRLVVIEMNPRVSRSSALASKATGFPIAKVAARLAVGYTLDELANDITGGATPAAFEPTIDYVVTKIPRFAFEKFAGAEPSLTTSMKSVGEVMAIGRTFTESLQKALRGLETGLTGLDEIEIPGLGQGDDKNAIRAALGSPTPERLLKVAQALRLGVDHAQIHASCAIDPWFIEELQKIVDAEKAIRERGLPPTARGMRMLKALGFSDARLAGLTGQMEDDVAATRKRLGVHPVYKRIDTCAAEFASPTAYMYSTYEVPFNGAPEDEAQPSERRKVIILGGGPNRIGQGIEFDYCCCHAAFALDEAGYESIMVNCNPETVSTDYDTSDRLYFEPLTAEDVLEIVRVEMSKGTLHGVIVQFGGQTPLKLAEALQEADVPILGTSPDAIDLAEDRDRFQKLLAKLDLRQPKNSVAHSIEQARIVAEQIGFPVVIRPSYVLGGRAMEIVRDAEAFETYLQRTLSELVPHDIRQRYPNDKTGQINAVLARNPLLFDSYLSGAIEIDVDALCDGEDVFVCGIMEHIEEAGIHSGDSACSLPPHSLTAETIGELERETKALAKALDVGGLMNVQYALKNGDIYVIEVNPRASRTVPFVAKTIGLPVAKIAAQIMAGETLDQAIARYGKRVNPHAIDHIAVKEAVFPFARFPGVDTVLGPEMRSTGEVMGLDRDYALAFAKSQLGGGTRVPTAGTVFISVRDEDKEVVLETARLLSRLGFAIIATGGTQRYLADHGIAATKINKVLEGRPHIVDAIKNGEVQLVFNTTEGAQALADSRSLRRAALLHRVPYYTTLAGAIAAAQGIEAYSSGSLEVRPLQAYFAPVS, encoded by the coding sequence ATGCCCAAACGCACAGACATCCATACCATCATGATCATCGGCGCCGGCCCGATCGTTATCGGCCAGGCCTGCGAATTCGACTATTCCGGCACCCAGGCCTGCAAGGCCCTGCGCGCCGAGGGCTACCGCATCGTCCTCGTCAACTCCAATCCGGCCACCATCATGACCGACCCGGAGCTGGCCGACGCGACCTATGTCGAACCGATCACGCCCGAAGTGGTCGCCAAGATCATCGAGAAGGAAAAGGAAAATGTGCCGGAGGGCCGCACCTTCGCGCTGCTGCCGACCATGGGCGGCCAGACGGCGCTGAACTGCGCCCTCTCCCTGCGCCAGCTCGGCGTTCTGGAAAAGCACGGCGTGGAGATGATCGGCGCCACCGCCGAGGCCATCGACAAGGCCGAGGACCGCAAGCTGTTCCGCGAGGCGATGGGCAAGATCGGCCTTGCAACGCCGCGCTCCTACCTCGCCAACGCGTCCAGCCTGAAGCACGAGGATAAGGAAGCCAAGGCCAGGGAAATCGCCCGCATCGAGGCCCTCGACGTCGCGCCGGACGAGCACATCCGCCTCGTTGCCGAATTCGAGAAGGCCTGGGCCGCGGACGAGCCGAACCGGCGCAAACGCTACCAGGAAAAGGCCCTGATCGAGGCGCTGGAAGCGCTTGCCGACATCGGCCTGCCGGCGATCATCCGCCCCTCCTTCACCCTCGGCGGCACCGGCGGCGGCATCGCCTACAACCGCGAGGAATTCCTCGACATCGTCGAGCGCGGCATCGACGCCTCGCCGACGGCCGAGGTGCTGATCGAGGAATCGGTGCTCGGCTGGAAGGAATACGAGATGGAGGTCGTCCGCGATCGCGACGACAACTGCATCATCGTCTGCTCCATCGAGAACGTCGACCCGATGGGCGTCCACACCGGCGATTCCATCACCGTCGCCCCGGCGCTGACGCTCACCGACAAGGAATACCAGGTGATGCGCGACGCCTCGCTGGCGGTGCTGCGTGAGATCGGGGTGGAGACCGGCGGCTCCAATGTCCAGTTCGCCGTCAATCCGGAGACCGGCCGCCTCGTCGTCATCGAGATGAACCCGCGCGTCTCGCGCTCCTCGGCCCTTGCGTCCAAGGCCACCGGCTTCCCGATCGCCAAGGTCGCCGCCCGCCTCGCCGTCGGCTACACCCTCGACGAGCTTGCCAACGACATCACCGGCGGCGCCACCCCGGCCGCCTTCGAGCCGACCATCGACTACGTCGTCACCAAGATCCCGCGCTTTGCGTTCGAGAAGTTTGCCGGCGCCGAGCCGAGCCTGACCACCTCCATGAAGTCGGTCGGCGAGGTCATGGCGATCGGGCGGACCTTCACCGAGTCCCTGCAAAAGGCCCTGCGCGGCCTGGAGACGGGCCTTACCGGCCTCGACGAGATCGAGATCCCGGGCCTCGGCCAGGGCGACGACAAGAACGCCATCCGCGCCGCCCTCGGCTCGCCGACGCCGGAGCGCCTCCTCAAGGTCGCCCAGGCGCTCCGCCTCGGCGTCGACCACGCCCAGATCCACGCCTCCTGCGCCATCGATCCCTGGTTCATCGAAGAACTGCAGAAGATCGTCGATGCGGAAAAGGCGATCCGCGAGCGCGGCCTGCCGCCGACGGCTCGCGGCATGAGGATGCTGAAGGCGCTCGGCTTTTCCGACGCGCGCCTTGCCGGCCTCACCGGCCAGATGGAGGACGACGTCGCGGCCACGCGCAAGAGGCTCGGCGTCCATCCGGTCTACAAGCGCATCGACACCTGCGCGGCCGAATTCGCCTCGCCGACGGCCTACATGTACTCCACCTACGAGGTGCCGTTTAACGGCGCGCCGGAAGACGAGGCCCAGCCGTCCGAGCGCCGGAAGGTCATCATCCTCGGCGGCGGCCCGAACCGCATCGGCCAGGGCATCGAGTTCGACTATTGTTGCTGCCATGCCGCCTTCGCGCTGGATGAGGCCGGCTACGAATCGATCATGGTCAACTGCAATCCGGAGACCGTCTCCACCGACTACGACACCTCCGACCGGCTCTATTTCGAGCCGCTGACGGCCGAGGACGTCCTGGAGATCGTCCGCGTGGAGATGTCGAAGGGGACGCTGCACGGCGTCATCGTCCAGTTCGGCGGCCAGACGCCGCTGAAGCTCGCCGAAGCCCTGCAGGAAGCCGACGTGCCGATCCTCGGCACATCGCCCGACGCCATCGACCTCGCCGAGGACCGCGACCGGTTCCAGAAGCTTCTGGCCAAGCTCGACCTGCGCCAGCCCAAGAACAGCGTCGCCCATTCCATCGAGCAGGCCCGCATCGTCGCCGAGCAGATCGGCTTCCCGGTGGTCATCCGTCCGTCCTACGTGCTGGGCGGGCGCGCGATGGAGATCGTGCGCGACGCCGAGGCCTTCGAGACCTACCTGCAGCGCACCCTGTCGGAACTGGTTCCGCACGACATCCGCCAGCGCTATCCGAACGACAAGACCGGCCAGATCAACGCCGTTCTGGCGCGCAACCCGCTCTTGTTCGACTCCTACCTTTCCGGCGCCATCGAGATCGACGTCGACGCGCTCTGCGACGGCGAGGACGTCTTCGTCTGCGGCATCATGGAGCACATCGAGGAAGCCGGCATCCATTCCGGCGACAGCGCCTGTTCGCTGCCGCCGCACAGCCTGACCGCCGAGACCATCGGCGAGCTGGAGCGCGAGACCAAGGCGCTGGCAAAGGCGCTCGACGTCGGCGGCCTGATGAACGTGCAGTATGCGCTGAAGAACGGCGACATCTACGTCATCGAGGTCAATCCGCGCGCCTCGCGCACGGTGCCGTTCGTTGCCAAGACCATCGGCCTGCCAGTCGCCAAGATCGCCGCCCAGATCATGGCCGGCGAGACGCTGGATCAGGCCATCGCCCGCTACGGCAAGCGCGTCAATCCGCACGCCATCGACCACATCGCGGTCAAGGAAGCGGTGTTCCCGTTCGCCCGTTTCCCCGGCGTCGACACGGTGCTCGGCCCGGAGATGCGCTCCACCGGCGAGGTCATGGGCCTCGACCGCGACTATGCGCTCGCCTTTGCCAAGTCGCAGCTCGGCGGCGGCACCCGCGTGCCGACGGCCGGCACGGTGTTCATCTCCGTGCGCGATGAGGACAAGGAAGTGGTTCTGGAAACGGCGCGGCTGCTTAGCCGCCTCGGATTCGCCATCATCGCCACCGGCGGCACCCAGCGCTATCTCGCCGATCACGGCATTGCGGCGACAAAAATCAACAAGGTGCTTGAAGGCCGCCCGCACATCGTCGATGCTATCAAAAATGGCGAGGTCCAACTGGTCTTCAACACAACCGAAGGCGCACAGGCCCTCGCCGACAGCCGGTCACTCAGACGGGCGGCACTCCTGCACCGGGTACCGTATTATACGACCCTGGCGGGAGCGATCGCCGCGGCTCAAGGAATTGAGGCGTATTCTTCCGGCAGTCTTGAAGTGAGGCCGTTGCAGGCATATTTCGCCCCGGTCTCGTAA
- a CDS encoding helix-turn-helix domain-containing protein → MKKAEKSGDDDIPMSPEKFRAWRRALGWKQKDAADALGLKKRMIQYYEKGRRDGKKVTIPKSVRLACYALSKGVTDFDGELVVAVAPGGDLEAHSGPLEPELSADAPKADGVAVETPLDTAKNTG, encoded by the coding sequence ATGAAAAAAGCTGAAAAATCCGGCGACGACGACATCCCGATGAGCCCGGAGAAATTCCGCGCCTGGCGCAGGGCCCTCGGCTGGAAACAGAAGGACGCCGCCGACGCCCTCGGGCTGAAAAAGCGGATGATCCAGTACTACGAAAAGGGCAGGCGCGACGGTAAGAAGGTCACCATCCCCAAATCGGTGCGCCTCGCCTGCTACGCGCTGTCGAAAGGCGTCACCGATTTCGACGGCGAACTGGTCGTCGCGGTCGCTCCGGGCGGCGACCTGGAGGCCCATTCCGGCCCGCTCGAGCCGGAGCTTTCCGCCGATGCGCCAAAGGCGGACGGCGTCGCCGTCGAAACGCCGCTCGATACCGCCAAAAACACCGGGTAG
- the ypfJ gene encoding KPN_02809 family neutral zinc metallopeptidase — translation MRWRGRRQSSNIDDRRGGRVVRRAGGGSILFVLIAIGASLLFGIDPRQVLGILEGGQTVSQQRQTAPAGGRNDEGRAFVSVVLADTEDVWNRVFAANDLKYEEPTLVLFSGRARSACGFASAASGPFYCPGDRQVYIDLAFYEELRRRFKAPGDFAQAYVIAHEVGHHVQNLTGVLPEFNRRRQTLSEREANQLSVRVELQADCYAGVWAHFTQQKGLLEAGDIEEALNAAHQIGDDAIQKRTQGYVVPDAFNHGTSEQRARWFRRGLSSGKVSDCDTFSGRRV, via the coding sequence ATGCGCTGGCGGGGACGACGGCAGAGTTCCAACATCGATGACCGGCGCGGCGGGCGCGTGGTGCGCCGGGCAGGTGGCGGCAGCATCCTTTTCGTGCTCATCGCCATCGGTGCCTCGCTCCTCTTCGGCATCGATCCGCGCCAGGTCCTTGGCATTCTTGAGGGCGGACAGACCGTCTCGCAGCAACGCCAGACGGCGCCGGCGGGCGGGCGCAACGACGAGGGCAGGGCGTTTGTCAGCGTCGTCCTCGCCGACACGGAAGACGTCTGGAACCGGGTCTTTGCCGCCAACGACCTGAAATATGAGGAGCCGACGCTGGTGCTCTTTTCCGGCCGCGCCCGCTCGGCCTGCGGGTTCGCCAGCGCCGCGAGCGGGCCGTTCTACTGTCCGGGAGACCGGCAGGTCTATATCGACCTGGCCTTCTATGAGGAGCTGCGCCGGCGCTTCAAGGCGCCGGGCGATTTCGCGCAGGCCTATGTGATTGCCCACGAGGTCGGCCACCATGTTCAGAACCTCACCGGCGTCCTGCCAGAGTTCAACCGGCGCCGCCAGACCCTGTCGGAGCGCGAGGCCAACCAGCTCTCCGTGCGGGTCGAGTTACAGGCGGACTGCTATGCCGGGGTCTGGGCGCATTTCACCCAGCAAAAGGGGCTGCTGGAGGCCGGCGACATCGAGGAGGCGCTGAACGCGGCGCACCAGATCGGCGACGACGCGATCCAGAAGCGGACGCAGGGCTATGTGGTGCCCGACGCCTTCAACCACGGCACCTCGGAACAGCGCGCGCGCTGGTTCCGGCGCGGGCTGTCGTCGGGCAAGGTCTCGGACTGCGACACGTTTTCCGGGCGGCGGGTTTAA
- a CDS encoding GSCFA domain-containing protein produces MTPYNSQGPAAFWRTAVAEKNALAIGPLWTPKFPISRRDAIVTAGSCFAQHIGRAFSARRYNWFDAEPAPPKMPKASADAFNYGIFSFRTGNIYTTALLRQWVSWALKREAPPDEFWEKDGRYYDPFRPVVEPDGFASLDEARISRAGTIDAVRRAIGNAKVFVFTLGLTESWSNRETGIHYPMCPGTAAGEFDPDLHVFSNLTYPEILADLHDAITMMREVNPDLRFLLTVSPVPLTATATDTHVLVATTYSKSTLRAVAGDTASAFEFVDYFPSYEIVTNPCYRGLFFEPNMRSVAPEGVDFVMSSFFACLGDKGFKKNMEAGEAASPGKDTTGHDALSAADEEDDIACEEELLAAFGPESAVR; encoded by the coding sequence TTGACGCCCTATAACAGTCAGGGTCCGGCAGCATTCTGGCGCACCGCCGTCGCCGAAAAGAATGCCCTTGCGATAGGGCCGCTGTGGACCCCGAAATTTCCGATTTCAAGACGCGATGCCATCGTCACGGCCGGGTCGTGTTTCGCCCAGCATATCGGCCGCGCCTTCAGCGCACGGCGGTACAACTGGTTTGATGCCGAACCGGCTCCGCCGAAGATGCCAAAAGCCAGCGCCGACGCGTTCAACTACGGCATCTTCTCTTTTCGAACCGGCAACATCTACACCACCGCGCTGCTGCGCCAATGGGTTTCATGGGCCCTCAAACGCGAAGCCCCGCCGGACGAATTCTGGGAAAAGGACGGACGCTACTACGATCCGTTCCGGCCGGTCGTCGAGCCGGACGGGTTCGCATCCCTCGACGAAGCGCGCATCTCCCGGGCCGGTACGATCGATGCCGTCCGTCGGGCCATCGGCAACGCGAAGGTCTTCGTTTTCACCCTCGGATTGACGGAAAGCTGGTCGAACCGGGAGACCGGGATCCATTACCCGATGTGCCCGGGCACGGCGGCCGGAGAGTTCGACCCCGACCTGCACGTGTTCTCAAATCTCACCTACCCGGAGATTCTGGCCGATTTGCACGACGCGATCACCATGATGCGCGAAGTCAACCCGGACCTCCGGTTTCTCCTGACCGTCTCGCCGGTGCCGTTGACCGCAACGGCCACCGACACCCATGTCCTGGTGGCGACGACCTACTCCAAATCGACGCTCCGCGCGGTCGCCGGCGACACCGCATCGGCCTTCGAATTCGTCGACTACTTTCCGTCCTATGAGATCGTCACGAACCCGTGCTACCGGGGGCTCTTCTTCGAGCCGAACATGCGCTCGGTGGCGCCCGAGGGCGTCGATTTCGTGATGTCGTCGTTCTTTGCCTGCCTCGGCGACAAGGGCTTCAAAAAGAACATGGAGGCGGGCGAAGCGGCCAGCCCCGGCAAGGATACCACCGGCCACGACGCCTTATCGGCCGCCGACGAGGAGGACGATATCGCCTGCGAGGAAGAATTGCTCGCCGCCTTCGGTCCGGAAAGTGCCGTGCGATGA
- the carA gene encoding glutamine-hydrolyzing carbamoyl-phosphate synthase small subunit, with the protein MTDPWQDPRPTGVLVLANGTVIEGIGYGAVGEAVGEVCFNTAMTGYQEIMTDPSYAGQIITFTFPHIGNVGTNDEDIETVNMAGSSGVRGCITKTEVTDPSNWRAGKHLDAWLKARDIVGLAGIDTRALTALIRESGMPNAVIAHDPDGKFDLDRLKAEAAAWPGLEGMDLVPMVTSTQRFSWDETPWEFGTGYGRMEEPVHHVVAIDYGIKRNILRLLAREGCKLTVVPADTKADDILALKPDGVFLSNGPGDPAATGEYAVPEIKKLVDSDLPVFGICLGHQMLALALGGATKKMHQGHHGANHPVKDHTTGKVEITSMNHGFAVDRDSLPADVEETHVSLFDGSNCGLKLKDRPVFSVQYHPEASPGPQDSHYLMTRFVNLIRERKNEATIAERPAPGEARAAG; encoded by the coding sequence ATGACCGACCCATGGCAAGACCCGCGCCCGACCGGGGTGCTCGTGCTCGCAAACGGAACCGTGATTGAGGGGATCGGCTACGGCGCCGTCGGCGAGGCCGTCGGCGAGGTCTGCTTCAATACCGCGATGACCGGCTACCAGGAGATCATGACCGATCCCTCCTATGCCGGCCAGATCATCACCTTCACCTTCCCCCATATCGGCAATGTCGGCACCAATGACGAGGACATCGAGACGGTGAACATGGCCGGCTCCTCGGGCGTGCGCGGCTGCATCACCAAGACCGAGGTCACCGACCCGTCCAACTGGCGCGCCGGCAAGCATCTGGACGCCTGGCTGAAGGCCCGCGACATCGTCGGCCTCGCCGGCATCGACACCCGCGCCCTCACCGCCCTGATCCGCGAGAGCGGCATGCCGAATGCGGTCATCGCCCACGACCCGGACGGCAAGTTCGACCTCGACCGGCTGAAGGCCGAGGCCGCCGCCTGGCCGGGCCTTGAGGGCATGGACCTGGTGCCAATGGTGACCTCCACCCAGCGCTTTTCCTGGGACGAGACGCCGTGGGAATTCGGCACCGGCTACGGCCGGATGGAAGAGCCGGTCCACCATGTCGTCGCCATCGACTACGGCATCAAGCGCAACATCCTGCGCCTGCTCGCCCGCGAGGGTTGCAAGCTGACGGTCGTGCCGGCCGACACCAAGGCCGACGACATCCTGGCCCTTAAGCCGGACGGGGTGTTCCTGTCGAACGGCCCGGGCGATCCGGCCGCGACCGGCGAATATGCCGTGCCGGAGATCAAAAAACTCGTCGACAGCGACCTGCCGGTCTTCGGCATCTGCCTTGGCCACCAGATGCTGGCGCTGGCGCTGGGCGGCGCCACCAAGAAGATGCACCAGGGCCACCACGGCGCCAACCATCCGGTCAAGGACCACACCACCGGCAAGGTGGAGATCACCTCCATGAACCACGGCTTCGCCGTCGACCGCGACAGCCTGCCGGCCGATGTGGAAGAGACCCATGTCTCGCTGTTCGACGGCTCCAATTGCGGGCTGAAGCTGAAGGACCGGCCGGTATTCTCCGTCCAGTACCACCCGGAGGCCTCCCCCGGCCCGCAGGACAGCCACTATTTGATGACCCGCTTCGTCAACCTCATCCGTGAGCGCAAGAACGAGGCGACCATCGCCGAGCGCCCGGCACCGGGCGAGGCCCGCGCCGCGGGATAG
- a CDS encoding GatB/YqeY domain-containing protein encodes MREAIQAALKDAMKSQQKRRVATLRLISAAIKDRDIAARSQGKDAVGADEILQILAKMVKQREESARIYEEAGRLELAEEEREEIEIISEFLPRQLSEEETRAVCAGVIAEIGASGLRDMGKTMSALKERYAGQMDFSKASGIVKEQLQ; translated from the coding sequence ATGCGAGAAGCCATTCAGGCTGCATTGAAGGACGCGATGAAATCGCAGCAGAAGCGACGGGTCGCGACGCTGCGGCTCATCAGTGCTGCGATCAAGGATCGCGATATTGCCGCCCGCAGCCAGGGCAAGGATGCCGTCGGTGCCGACGAGATCCTGCAGATCCTCGCCAAGATGGTGAAGCAGCGCGAGGAATCGGCCCGCATCTACGAGGAGGCGGGGCGGTTGGAACTGGCGGAAGAAGAGCGCGAGGAAATCGAGATCATCTCCGAATTCCTGCCGCGCCAGCTCTCCGAGGAGGAGACGCGGGCGGTCTGCGCCGGGGTGATCGCGGAGATCGGCGCGAGCGGATTGCGCGACATGGGCAAGACCATGTCGGCCCTGAAGGAGCGCTATGCCGGCCAGATGGACTTTTCCAAGGCCAGCGGCATCGTCAAGGAACAGCTTCAGTAG